In a single window of the Enoplosus armatus isolate fEnoArm2 chromosome 15, fEnoArm2.hap1, whole genome shotgun sequence genome:
- the arid4a gene encoding AT-rich interactive domain-containing protein 4A isoform X1, translated as MKAADEPAYLTVGTDVSAKYRGAFCEAKIKTVKRMVKVKVTLKGESTSQVVQDDQVKGPLRVGSTVEVKTNEGLSSEAVIGKLTDASLYTVVFDDGDEKTLRRTSLCLKGERHFAESETLDQLPLTNPEHFGTPVIGKKSNRGGRRSSQAVADEENESSSSEDEEDDRRRLNDELLGKVCSIENEDEPGSWYLALVVSPSCNDELVVKKDQCLVRAFSDSKFYTVARRHVHAINSIGSAKSEFSSRRGFEAAEMFLRSREVPDVWKMDMSQILDSSSSDDDEDEEEKESEEDEEDEEEKKKKKHIKEEPEEELDPEERDHFLQQLYKFMEDRGTPINKPPVLGYKDLNLFKLFRLVFHLGGCHKIESGTVWKQVYMDLGIPVLNSAASYNVKTAYRKYLYGFEEYCRSASITFRTIHHNNPRPPTTPTNQKQTGAELKESSSPPVKAESVDDKLEEAEFESESEKEEVKERQSSPRGRRRCMGSQVNAERESPSRPEKRGGGGNVEEQREMRRRSNRRMDDSEKGSEEDDEEDDDEEEEEIERRRGDRSEGEEDDDSLTGTKVRVKYGRGKTQKIYEAHIKKTDVDNGEQFYLVHYFGWNVRYDEWVKADRIIWPVEKGTKKRQRKKVKNKDKEEPEKERDKDEEKTPSMLVKPTGAKRGRPQIRTTPTGSAGRSVSKTPSSEGRSNGKSIRMETPSNIANGDNTPRRRTRRTSGMYDSDRASNEESGNSSEDSESEDPTDKKPSPWRGRTEAPPCQEPEEEPEEEQEEVKEETSEDTSVTMATDNTVAMATAGQLPAATAPPCPSMPLEKADKLLSQSERKEAEQGEEPAVEAAMLPAHLNKENKTSAVQERVMKMASVQEKNKMSPGQEVLTKTSPRRTSPPPDKINKISPEKQSQVSSPQPAPAEEDDSRSTPLSSPRVKGRRANLRETGCETPPRISLCAPSPAPAASPSHMGALSSPPRSILKRQDEPMVVLHCLPTQRLPPESPTVDSDTDSATEEEEEEVGLPEERSSSTLKRKAAEQRAADKKLRPDRRQEEAASPKTPPALPKMAAGTSPKTLPSPLHRGESERRSEGVMKAEEWPCPVEQTPREVSEERLTGGATKELEVHAGTSPSTVEALGPAPPDEELEPQIGPEALVCHEVDLDDPDEKEKPSPAPEHLLLMMREPQHAPPPLPNLLHTSLHSPHLPQPQVRPFLPAATPSSAPCPEELHPARSATEEETGALRGEQEGDSSPGFDCSASSSTTSLLSLQETKDRGQKRVMDCNSSPTAKKQKRNQKRPQTPGKVEKNGAGHSSDSEDQSRVSLSQKSQKSRCPGLSSPSCHSKDKQNLSPQRTYKWTFQLDELDSMSSTERISFLQEKLQDIRKYYMTLKSEVASIDRRRKRLKKKEREVSNTTASTSSGSSDTGMSPSSASPTQNTVAVECR; from the exons ATGAAG gcagCAGACGAGCCTGCCTACCTGACAGTCGGGACGGATGTCAGTGCCAAATACAGAGGAGCCTTCTGTGAGGCCAAGATCAAGACTGTGAAACGCATGGTGAAGGTCAAG GTGACTCTGAAAGGTGAAAGTACATCCCAGGTGGTGCAGGACGACCAGGTCAAAGGACCACTGAgg GTGGGCTCCACTGTGGAGGTGAAGACCAACGAGGGTTTATCCAGCGAGGCCGTCATCGGTAAGCTGACAGACGCCAGCCTCTACACCGTGG tgtttgatgATGGAGACGAGAAGACTCTTCGTCGTACGTCCCTGTGTctgaagggagagagacattttgCAGAAAGTGAG ACGTTGGACCAGCTGCCGTTGACAAACCCAGAACATTTCGGCACCCCGGTCATCGGCAAGAAGTCAAACCGTGGTGGGCGGCGTTCGTCCcaggctgt ggCTGATGAGGAGAATGAGTCTTCGTccagtgaggatgaggaggacgacAGGAGGAGGCTGAATGATGAACTGCTGGGAAAAGTCTGTAGCATTGAGAACGAGGATGAACCTGGGAGCTGGTACCTGGctctg gtggTGTCTCCCAGCTGTAATGATGAGCTGGTGGTGAAGAAGGATCAGTGTCTGGTCAGAGCCTTCAGCGACTCCAAGTT CTACACGGTGGCAAGGAGACACGTCCACGCCATCAACTCCATCGGCAGTGCCAAGTCTGAGTTCTCCAGCAGGAGAG gtttTGAAGCAGCTGAGATGTTCCTGCGGAGCAGGGAGGTTCCAGATGTGTGGAAGATGGACATGAGTCAGATTCTGGACTCGTCctccagtgatgatgatgaggatgaagaggagaaagagagtgaggaggatgaggaggatgaagaggagaagaaaaagaagaaacacataAAGGAAGAG ccGGAGGAGGAGCTGGATCCGGAGGAGAGAGACcacttcctgcagcagctctacAAGTTCATGGAGGACAGAG GGACCCCCATCAACAAGCCTCCAGTGTTGGGTTATAAGGACCTGAACCTCTTCAAGCTCTTCAGGCTAGTCTTTCACCTGGGAGGCTGCCACAAG atTGAGTCTGGGACCGTCTGGAAGCAGGTCTACATGGATCTGGGGATCCCCGTCCTTAACTCTGCTGCATCCTACAACGTCAAGACGGCCTACAGGAA GTACCTGTACGGTTTTGAGGAGTACTGCCGCTCAGCCTCCATCACCTTCAGGACCATCCATCACAACAACCCCCGCCCTCCCACCACACCAACCAATCAGAAGCAGACGGGGGCGGAGCTTAAAGAGTCCTCCTCACCACCGGTGAAGGCGGAGTCTGTCGATGACAAGCTGGAGGAGGCGGAGTTCGAGAGTGAGAgcgagaaggaggaggtgaaggagagacagTCGTCCCCGAGG GGAAGGAGGAGGTGTATGGGCAGTCAGGtgaatgcagagagagagtCGCCCTCCAGaccagagaaaagaggaggaggaggaaacgttgaggagcagagggagatgagaagacGCAGCAACAGAAGAATGGACGACTCGGAGAAAGGTtctgaggaggatgatgaggaggatgatgatgaagaggaggaggagattgagaggaggagaggagacag gagtgAGGGTGAGGAGGACGATGACTCTTTGACAGGGACGAAGGTCAGGGTGAAGTACGGCAGAGGAAAGACTCAGAAGATCTATGAGGCTCACATCAAGAAGACAGACGTGGATAACGGAGAGCAGTTCTACCTGGTTCACTACTTTGGCTGGAACGTCAG GTACGATGAGTGGGTGAAGGCCGATCGGATCATCTGGCCCGTGGAGAAAGGaacaaagaagagacagaggaagaaggtgaaG AACAAAGACAAGGAGGAGCCCGAGAAGGAGCGAGACAAAGACGAAGAGAAGACGCCATCGATGCTGGTGAAGCCTACAGGAGCGAAGCGTGGTCGTCCTCAGATCAGGACCACGCCCACCGGCTCGGCAGGACGCAGCGTCTCTAAAACACCCAGCAGTGAGGGACGGTCCAACGGCAAGAGCATCAGGATGGAGACGCCATCCAACATAGCCAACGGAGACA ACACTCCTCGCAGGAGAACCAGGAGAACGTCGGGTATGTACGACTCTGACCGAGCGTCCAACG AGGAGTCTGGGAACTCGTCAGAGGACAGCGAATCAGAAGACCCGACTGACAAAAAGCCGTCTCCATGGCGAGGGAGAACTGAAGCCCCGCCCTGCcaggagccagaggaggagccagaggaggagcaggaggaggtgaaggaggagacgAGTGAGGACACTAGTGTCACAATGGCCACTGACAACActgtcgccatggcaacagcaggtCAGCTGCCTGCCGCAACTGCACCGCCGTGTCCCAGCATGCCTCTGGAGAAAGCTGATAAACTCCTGAGCCAATCAGAAaggaaggaggcagagcaggggGAGGAGCCTGCTGTAGAAGCTGCCATGTTGCCCGCTCACCTGAACAAGGAGAACAAAACGTCTGCGGTGCAGGAGCGAGTCATGAAGATGGCGTCTGtccaagagaaaaacaagatgtcTCCTGGACAGGAAGTGCTCACAAAGACGTCCCCCCGCAGAACGTCTCCTCCCCCCGACAAGATCAACAAGATTTCTCCTGAGAAGCAGTCGCAGGTGTCCTCCCCTCAACCCGCCCCTGCAGAGGAGGACGACAGCAGGTCcactcctctgtcctcccccAGGGTCAAAGGTCGCAGGGCCAACCTCAGGGAGACAGGATGTGAAACTCCTCCCAGAATCTCCCTCTGTGCTCCCAGCCCCGCCCCTGCTGCCAGCCCCTCCCACATGGGGGCGCTGTCGTCTCCTCCTCGCAGCATCCTGAAGAGACAGGACGAGCCCATGGTAGTGCTTCACTGCCTCCCCACACAGCGCCTCCCCCCTGAGTCTCCCACCGTGGACTCAGACACGGACTCCGCcaccgaggaggaggaggaggaggtggggttACCCGAGGAGAGGAGCAGCTCCACACTGAAACGTAAGGCAGCAGAGCAGCGAGCAGCAGACAAGAAGCTCCGTCctgacaggaggcaggaggaggccGCCTCCCCCAAAACCCCCCCTGCCCTGCCCAAGATGGCTGCCGGAACTTCACCAAAAAccctcccctcacctctccaCAGGGgggagtcagagaggaggagcgagGGAGTGATGAAGGCAGAGGAGTGGCCCTGCCCTGTGGAGCAGACACCGAGGGAGGTGTCGGAGGAGCGTCTGACGGGCGGAGCCACAAAGGAGCTtgaggtgcatgctgggacgTCTCCCTCGACTGTGGAGGCCCTGGGACCCGCCCCCCCCGATGAGGAACTGGAGCCACAGATCGGCCCAGAAGCACTGGTCTGCCACGAGGTGGACCTGGATGACCCGGACGAGAAGGAGAAGCCTAGCCCTGCCCCAGAGCACCTCCTCCTGATGATGAGGGAGCCACAACATGCCCCACCCCCGCTGCCTAAcctcctccacacctccctccactccccccacctcccccagcCTCAGGTCAGGCCCTTCCTGCCAGCCGCCACTCCCAGCTCTGCCCCCTGCCCCGAAGAGCTCCACCCAGCCAGGAGCGccactgaggaggagacaggagcaTTGAggggggagcaggagggagacTCCAGCCCTGGGTTTGATTGCagcgcctcctcctccaccacctccctgCTGTCATTGCAGGAGACCAAAGACAGAG GTCAGAAGAGGGTGATGGACTGTAACTCGAGTCCGACGGCCAAGAAACAGAAACGCAACCAGAAGCGACCGCAGACACCTGGGAAGGTGGAGAAGAACGGAGCAG gtcacagcagtgacagtgaggaCCAGTCTcgtgtgtctctgtctcagaaGTCTCAGAAGTCTCGTTGTCCTGGTTTGTCGTCTCCGTCCTGtcacagcaaagacaaacagaactTGTCACCTCAGAGGACATACAAGTGGACCTTCCAGCTCG aTGAGTTGGACAGCATGTCGAGCACAGAGAGGATCTCCTTcctgcaggagaagctgcaggacATCAGGAAGTACTACATGACCCTGAAGTCAGAGGTGGCGTCCATCGACAGACGCAGGAAGAGActaaaaaagaaggagagagaag
- the arid4a gene encoding AT-rich interactive domain-containing protein 4A isoform X2, producing MKAADEPAYLTVGTDVSAKYRGAFCEAKIKTVKRMVKVKVTLKGESTSQVVQDDQVKGPLRVGSTVEVKTNEGLSSEAVIGKLTDASLYTVVFDDGDEKTLRRTSLCLKGERHFAESETLDQLPLTNPEHFGTPVIGKKSNRGGRRSSQAVADEENESSSSEDEEDDRRRLNDELLGKVCSIENEDEPGSWYLALVVSPSCNDELVVKKDQCLVRAFSDSKFYTVARRHVHAINSIGSAKSEFSSRRGFEAAEMFLRSREVPDVWKMDMSQILDSSSSDDDEDEEEKESEEDEEDEEEKKKKKHIKEEPEEELDPEERDHFLQQLYKFMEDRGTPINKPPVLGYKDLNLFKLFRLVFHLGGCHKIESGTVWKQVYMDLGIPVLNSAASYNVKTAYRKYLYGFEEYCRSASITFRTIHHNNPRPPTTPTNQKQTGAELKESSSPPVKAESVDDKLEEAEFESESEKEEVKERQSSPRGRRRCMGSQVNAERESPSRPEKRGGGGNVEEQREMRRRSNRRMDDSEKGSEEDDEEDDDEEEEEIERRRGDRSEGEEDDDSLTGTKVRVKYGRGKTQKIYEAHIKKTDVDNGEQFYLVHYFGWNVRYDEWVKADRIIWPVEKGTKKRQRKKNKDKEEPEKERDKDEEKTPSMLVKPTGAKRGRPQIRTTPTGSAGRSVSKTPSSEGRSNGKSIRMETPSNIANGDNTPRRRTRRTSGMYDSDRASNEESGNSSEDSESEDPTDKKPSPWRGRTEAPPCQEPEEEPEEEQEEVKEETSEDTSVTMATDNTVAMATAGQLPAATAPPCPSMPLEKADKLLSQSERKEAEQGEEPAVEAAMLPAHLNKENKTSAVQERVMKMASVQEKNKMSPGQEVLTKTSPRRTSPPPDKINKISPEKQSQVSSPQPAPAEEDDSRSTPLSSPRVKGRRANLRETGCETPPRISLCAPSPAPAASPSHMGALSSPPRSILKRQDEPMVVLHCLPTQRLPPESPTVDSDTDSATEEEEEEVGLPEERSSSTLKRKAAEQRAADKKLRPDRRQEEAASPKTPPALPKMAAGTSPKTLPSPLHRGESERRSEGVMKAEEWPCPVEQTPREVSEERLTGGATKELEVHAGTSPSTVEALGPAPPDEELEPQIGPEALVCHEVDLDDPDEKEKPSPAPEHLLLMMREPQHAPPPLPNLLHTSLHSPHLPQPQVRPFLPAATPSSAPCPEELHPARSATEEETGALRGEQEGDSSPGFDCSASSSTTSLLSLQETKDRGQKRVMDCNSSPTAKKQKRNQKRPQTPGKVEKNGAGHSSDSEDQSRVSLSQKSQKSRCPGLSSPSCHSKDKQNLSPQRTYKWTFQLDELDSMSSTERISFLQEKLQDIRKYYMTLKSEVASIDRRRKRLKKKEREVSNTTASTSSGSSDTGMSPSSASPTQNTVAVECR from the exons ATGAAG gcagCAGACGAGCCTGCCTACCTGACAGTCGGGACGGATGTCAGTGCCAAATACAGAGGAGCCTTCTGTGAGGCCAAGATCAAGACTGTGAAACGCATGGTGAAGGTCAAG GTGACTCTGAAAGGTGAAAGTACATCCCAGGTGGTGCAGGACGACCAGGTCAAAGGACCACTGAgg GTGGGCTCCACTGTGGAGGTGAAGACCAACGAGGGTTTATCCAGCGAGGCCGTCATCGGTAAGCTGACAGACGCCAGCCTCTACACCGTGG tgtttgatgATGGAGACGAGAAGACTCTTCGTCGTACGTCCCTGTGTctgaagggagagagacattttgCAGAAAGTGAG ACGTTGGACCAGCTGCCGTTGACAAACCCAGAACATTTCGGCACCCCGGTCATCGGCAAGAAGTCAAACCGTGGTGGGCGGCGTTCGTCCcaggctgt ggCTGATGAGGAGAATGAGTCTTCGTccagtgaggatgaggaggacgacAGGAGGAGGCTGAATGATGAACTGCTGGGAAAAGTCTGTAGCATTGAGAACGAGGATGAACCTGGGAGCTGGTACCTGGctctg gtggTGTCTCCCAGCTGTAATGATGAGCTGGTGGTGAAGAAGGATCAGTGTCTGGTCAGAGCCTTCAGCGACTCCAAGTT CTACACGGTGGCAAGGAGACACGTCCACGCCATCAACTCCATCGGCAGTGCCAAGTCTGAGTTCTCCAGCAGGAGAG gtttTGAAGCAGCTGAGATGTTCCTGCGGAGCAGGGAGGTTCCAGATGTGTGGAAGATGGACATGAGTCAGATTCTGGACTCGTCctccagtgatgatgatgaggatgaagaggagaaagagagtgaggaggatgaggaggatgaagaggagaagaaaaagaagaaacacataAAGGAAGAG ccGGAGGAGGAGCTGGATCCGGAGGAGAGAGACcacttcctgcagcagctctacAAGTTCATGGAGGACAGAG GGACCCCCATCAACAAGCCTCCAGTGTTGGGTTATAAGGACCTGAACCTCTTCAAGCTCTTCAGGCTAGTCTTTCACCTGGGAGGCTGCCACAAG atTGAGTCTGGGACCGTCTGGAAGCAGGTCTACATGGATCTGGGGATCCCCGTCCTTAACTCTGCTGCATCCTACAACGTCAAGACGGCCTACAGGAA GTACCTGTACGGTTTTGAGGAGTACTGCCGCTCAGCCTCCATCACCTTCAGGACCATCCATCACAACAACCCCCGCCCTCCCACCACACCAACCAATCAGAAGCAGACGGGGGCGGAGCTTAAAGAGTCCTCCTCACCACCGGTGAAGGCGGAGTCTGTCGATGACAAGCTGGAGGAGGCGGAGTTCGAGAGTGAGAgcgagaaggaggaggtgaaggagagacagTCGTCCCCGAGG GGAAGGAGGAGGTGTATGGGCAGTCAGGtgaatgcagagagagagtCGCCCTCCAGaccagagaaaagaggaggaggaggaaacgttgaggagcagagggagatgagaagacGCAGCAACAGAAGAATGGACGACTCGGAGAAAGGTtctgaggaggatgatgaggaggatgatgatgaagaggaggaggagattgagaggaggagaggagacag gagtgAGGGTGAGGAGGACGATGACTCTTTGACAGGGACGAAGGTCAGGGTGAAGTACGGCAGAGGAAAGACTCAGAAGATCTATGAGGCTCACATCAAGAAGACAGACGTGGATAACGGAGAGCAGTTCTACCTGGTTCACTACTTTGGCTGGAACGTCAG GTACGATGAGTGGGTGAAGGCCGATCGGATCATCTGGCCCGTGGAGAAAGGaacaaagaagagacagaggaagaag AACAAAGACAAGGAGGAGCCCGAGAAGGAGCGAGACAAAGACGAAGAGAAGACGCCATCGATGCTGGTGAAGCCTACAGGAGCGAAGCGTGGTCGTCCTCAGATCAGGACCACGCCCACCGGCTCGGCAGGACGCAGCGTCTCTAAAACACCCAGCAGTGAGGGACGGTCCAACGGCAAGAGCATCAGGATGGAGACGCCATCCAACATAGCCAACGGAGACA ACACTCCTCGCAGGAGAACCAGGAGAACGTCGGGTATGTACGACTCTGACCGAGCGTCCAACG AGGAGTCTGGGAACTCGTCAGAGGACAGCGAATCAGAAGACCCGACTGACAAAAAGCCGTCTCCATGGCGAGGGAGAACTGAAGCCCCGCCCTGCcaggagccagaggaggagccagaggaggagcaggaggaggtgaaggaggagacgAGTGAGGACACTAGTGTCACAATGGCCACTGACAACActgtcgccatggcaacagcaggtCAGCTGCCTGCCGCAACTGCACCGCCGTGTCCCAGCATGCCTCTGGAGAAAGCTGATAAACTCCTGAGCCAATCAGAAaggaaggaggcagagcaggggGAGGAGCCTGCTGTAGAAGCTGCCATGTTGCCCGCTCACCTGAACAAGGAGAACAAAACGTCTGCGGTGCAGGAGCGAGTCATGAAGATGGCGTCTGtccaagagaaaaacaagatgtcTCCTGGACAGGAAGTGCTCACAAAGACGTCCCCCCGCAGAACGTCTCCTCCCCCCGACAAGATCAACAAGATTTCTCCTGAGAAGCAGTCGCAGGTGTCCTCCCCTCAACCCGCCCCTGCAGAGGAGGACGACAGCAGGTCcactcctctgtcctcccccAGGGTCAAAGGTCGCAGGGCCAACCTCAGGGAGACAGGATGTGAAACTCCTCCCAGAATCTCCCTCTGTGCTCCCAGCCCCGCCCCTGCTGCCAGCCCCTCCCACATGGGGGCGCTGTCGTCTCCTCCTCGCAGCATCCTGAAGAGACAGGACGAGCCCATGGTAGTGCTTCACTGCCTCCCCACACAGCGCCTCCCCCCTGAGTCTCCCACCGTGGACTCAGACACGGACTCCGCcaccgaggaggaggaggaggaggtggggttACCCGAGGAGAGGAGCAGCTCCACACTGAAACGTAAGGCAGCAGAGCAGCGAGCAGCAGACAAGAAGCTCCGTCctgacaggaggcaggaggaggccGCCTCCCCCAAAACCCCCCCTGCCCTGCCCAAGATGGCTGCCGGAACTTCACCAAAAAccctcccctcacctctccaCAGGGgggagtcagagaggaggagcgagGGAGTGATGAAGGCAGAGGAGTGGCCCTGCCCTGTGGAGCAGACACCGAGGGAGGTGTCGGAGGAGCGTCTGACGGGCGGAGCCACAAAGGAGCTtgaggtgcatgctgggacgTCTCCCTCGACTGTGGAGGCCCTGGGACCCGCCCCCCCCGATGAGGAACTGGAGCCACAGATCGGCCCAGAAGCACTGGTCTGCCACGAGGTGGACCTGGATGACCCGGACGAGAAGGAGAAGCCTAGCCCTGCCCCAGAGCACCTCCTCCTGATGATGAGGGAGCCACAACATGCCCCACCCCCGCTGCCTAAcctcctccacacctccctccactccccccacctcccccagcCTCAGGTCAGGCCCTTCCTGCCAGCCGCCACTCCCAGCTCTGCCCCCTGCCCCGAAGAGCTCCACCCAGCCAGGAGCGccactgaggaggagacaggagcaTTGAggggggagcaggagggagacTCCAGCCCTGGGTTTGATTGCagcgcctcctcctccaccacctccctgCTGTCATTGCAGGAGACCAAAGACAGAG GTCAGAAGAGGGTGATGGACTGTAACTCGAGTCCGACGGCCAAGAAACAGAAACGCAACCAGAAGCGACCGCAGACACCTGGGAAGGTGGAGAAGAACGGAGCAG gtcacagcagtgacagtgaggaCCAGTCTcgtgtgtctctgtctcagaaGTCTCAGAAGTCTCGTTGTCCTGGTTTGTCGTCTCCGTCCTGtcacagcaaagacaaacagaactTGTCACCTCAGAGGACATACAAGTGGACCTTCCAGCTCG aTGAGTTGGACAGCATGTCGAGCACAGAGAGGATCTCCTTcctgcaggagaagctgcaggacATCAGGAAGTACTACATGACCCTGAAGTCAGAGGTGGCGTCCATCGACAGACGCAGGAAGAGActaaaaaagaaggagagagaag
- the psma3 gene encoding proteasome subunit alpha type-3, whose product MSSIGTGYDLSASTFSPDGRVFQVEYAMKAVENSSTAIAIRCKDGVVFGVEKLVLSKLYEEGSNKRIFNIDRHVGMAVAGLLADARSLADVAREEASSFRSNYGHDIPLKHLSDRVAMYVHAYTLYSAVRPFGCSFILGSYDKDDGPQLYMVDPSGISYGYWGCAIGKAKQAAKTEIEKLQMKEMTCRELVKEVAKIIYIVHDEVKDKAFELELSWVGEVTNGRHELVPRDVREEAEKYAKDSLEEEDDSDEDNM is encoded by the exons atgagctccatcGGGACCGGG tatGACCTGTCGGCCTCCACCTTCTCTCCAGATGGCCGAGTGTTTCAGGTGGAATACGCCATGAAGGCTGTGGAGAACAGCAG cacgGCCATTGCGATCCGCTGTAAGGACGGTGTCGTGTTCGGGGTGGAGAAGCTTGTTCTGTCCAAATTGTATGAGGAGGGCTCCAACAAACGCATCTTCAACATCGACAGACACGTCGGCATG gcaGTAGCGGGCCTGTTGGCTGATGCTCGCTCGCTCGCTGATGTTGCCAGAGAAGAAGCCTCCAGCTTCAGATCAAACTACGGACATGACATCCCATTAAAG CACCTGTCAGACCGAGTGGCTATGTACGTCCACGCCTACACACTGTACAGCGCCGTGCGGCCGTTTGGCTGCAG TTTCATCTTGGGCTCGTACGACAAAGACGATGGTCCTCAGCTCTACATGGTCGACCCGTCCGGCATCTCATAC GGTTATTGGGGCTGTGCCATCGGGAAAGCAAAACAAGCCGCCAAGACGGAGATCGAAAAGCTGCAG ATGAAGGAGATGACGTGCAGGGAGCTGGTCAAAGAAGTCGCCAAAAT AATCTACATTGTTCATGACGAGGTGAAGGACAAAGCCTTCGAGTTGGAGCTCAGCTGGGTCGGAGAAG TCACAAACGGACGACACGAACTGGTACCCAGAGACGTCAGAGAGGAAGCTGAGAAATACGCCAAG gattctctggaggaggaggatgactcCGATGAAGACAACATGTAA